A window from Micromonospora terminaliae encodes these proteins:
- a CDS encoding MarR family winged helix-turn-helix transcriptional regulator, whose translation MRDDANAEDVTLGRIETEVALLMRLGEATRRASGTAEHRVLDRAAYVILRHLAAAGPQNVSALATRLNLDGSTVTRQVSAMQRDGLIARTPDPADGRGTVISPTAAGLQRMAAVRAARTRLYGDILAGWTPDDRESLADLLHRLNDALESRTRRR comes from the coding sequence ATGAGGGACGACGCCAACGCGGAAGACGTCACACTGGGCCGGATCGAGACCGAGGTCGCGCTGCTCATGCGCCTCGGCGAGGCGACCCGCCGGGCCAGCGGCACGGCCGAGCACCGGGTGCTGGACCGGGCGGCCTACGTGATCCTGCGGCACCTGGCAGCCGCCGGCCCGCAGAACGTCTCCGCGCTGGCCACGAGACTGAACCTGGACGGGTCCACGGTCACCCGGCAGGTCTCCGCCATGCAGCGGGACGGGCTGATCGCGCGTACCCCGGACCCGGCCGACGGGCGCGGCACGGTCATCTCCCCCACCGCGGCCGGCCTCCAGCGGATGGCCGCGGTACGGGCGGCCCGCACCCGGCTCTACGGCGACATCCTGGCCGGCTGGACCCCCGACGACCGGGAGAGCCTCGCGGACCTGCTGCACCGGCTCAACGACGCCCTCGAATCGCGCACCCGCCGCCGCTGA
- the mctP gene encoding monocarboxylate uptake permease MctP, whose product MWRDHLTEIIIFSFLFLLVSGMGFVAARWRAPRDMAHLDEWGLGGRSFGGWITWFLVGGDLYTAYTFVAVPALIFGAGAAGFFAVPYTIVIYPMVFLVLCRLWSVSHRHGFVTPADFVRNRFDSPILALLIAITGIVATMPYIALQLVGIEAVLKTMGVTGDSAVARHLPIIIAFAILAAYTYQSGLRAPALIAFVKDSLIYIVILVAVVYLPYKLGGWGDIFDAADAKFKASPAPGDGILLNANNQLQYVTLAFGSALALFLYPHSITGVLASRNRDVIKRNMSALPAYSLLLGLIALLGYMAIAAGVKPLPGAKAGSVDGNTVVPLLFDSQFPDWFAGVAYAAIGIGALVPAAIMSIAAANLFTRNIYKEYLKRDASPAQEANVSKITSLVVKVGAVACIVFLDPQFSIDLQLIGGVIILQTLPAVALGLYTRWFHRGALIAGWVAGMGLGMWMLYQIGNPATGKKHFAGSAFPLSEFGFDTKKTIYVGIVAVLVNLAVAALLTLVLRAAKVADGVDGTTPDDYFADEGDPRVTPGTERDADVAPEPVA is encoded by the coding sequence ATGTGGCGCGACCACCTCACCGAGATCATCATCTTCAGCTTCCTCTTCCTGCTGGTCAGCGGCATGGGTTTCGTGGCGGCCCGGTGGCGGGCGCCGCGCGACATGGCGCACCTGGACGAGTGGGGGCTGGGCGGGCGCAGCTTCGGCGGCTGGATCACCTGGTTCCTGGTCGGCGGTGACCTCTACACGGCGTACACGTTCGTGGCGGTGCCGGCGCTGATCTTCGGGGCCGGGGCGGCGGGCTTCTTCGCCGTGCCGTACACGATCGTCATCTACCCGATGGTGTTCCTGGTGCTGTGCCGGCTCTGGTCGGTCTCGCACCGGCACGGCTTCGTCACCCCGGCGGACTTCGTCCGCAACCGGTTCGACTCGCCGATCCTCGCGCTGCTGATCGCGATCACCGGCATCGTGGCGACCATGCCGTACATCGCCCTGCAGCTGGTCGGCATCGAGGCGGTGCTGAAGACGATGGGCGTGACCGGGGACAGTGCGGTGGCCCGGCACCTGCCGATCATCATCGCCTTCGCGATCCTGGCGGCCTACACCTATCAGTCCGGGCTGCGCGCGCCGGCGCTGATCGCCTTCGTCAAGGACTCGCTGATCTACATCGTGATCCTGGTGGCGGTCGTCTACCTGCCGTACAAGCTGGGCGGCTGGGGCGACATCTTCGACGCGGCCGACGCGAAGTTCAAGGCGTCACCCGCTCCCGGGGACGGCATCCTGCTCAACGCCAACAACCAGCTCCAGTACGTCACCCTGGCGTTCGGTTCGGCGCTGGCGCTGTTCCTCTACCCGCACAGCATCACCGGCGTGCTGGCCAGCCGGAATCGGGACGTGATCAAGCGGAACATGTCCGCGCTGCCGGCGTACAGCCTGCTGCTCGGGCTCATCGCGCTGCTCGGGTACATGGCCATCGCGGCGGGCGTGAAGCCGCTGCCCGGCGCCAAGGCCGGCAGCGTCGACGGCAACACCGTGGTGCCGCTGCTCTTCGACAGCCAGTTCCCGGACTGGTTCGCGGGCGTGGCGTACGCGGCCATCGGCATCGGGGCGCTGGTGCCGGCGGCGATCATGTCGATCGCGGCGGCGAACCTGTTCACCCGCAACATCTACAAGGAGTACCTGAAGCGGGACGCCAGCCCGGCGCAGGAGGCGAACGTCTCGAAGATCACCTCGCTGGTGGTGAAGGTCGGCGCTGTCGCCTGCATCGTCTTCCTCGACCCGCAGTTCTCCATCGACCTCCAGCTCATCGGCGGCGTGATCATCCTCCAGACGCTGCCGGCGGTGGCGCTGGGCCTCTACACCCGCTGGTTCCACCGGGGCGCGCTGATCGCCGGCTGGGTGGCCGGCATGGGCCTCGGCATGTGGATGCTCTACCAGATCGGGAACCCGGCGACCGGCAAGAAGCACTTCGCCGGCTCGGCCTTCCCGCTCTCCGAGTTCGGCTTCGACACGAAGAAGACGATCTACGTGGGCATCGTGGCGGTGCTGGTCAACCTGGCGGTGGCCGCGCTGCTCACCCTGGTGCTGCGGGCCGCGAAGGTGGCCGACGGGGTGGACGGCACCACCCCGGACGACTACTTCGCCGACGAGGGCGACCCGCGGGTCACCCCCGGCACGGAGCGGGACGCGGACGTCGCCCCCGAACCGGTCGCCTGA
- a CDS encoding DUF3311 domain-containing protein — protein sequence MAAPEPEAPTTARSRAKDHSPWNWLLFIPIVVPLIPAFFNADSPRLFGFPRFYWLQLAWIILGVATTTLVYQMTKKRGGDR from the coding sequence ATGGCAGCACCAGAACCGGAGGCGCCGACAACGGCGCGATCCAGGGCGAAGGACCACAGTCCCTGGAACTGGTTGCTCTTCATACCGATCGTGGTGCCGCTCATCCCGGCCTTCTTCAACGCCGACTCGCCCCGGCTGTTCGGGTTTCCGCGTTTCTACTGGCTGCAACTGGCCTGGATCATCCTCGGCGTGGCCACCACCACGCTCGTCTACCAGATGACGAAGAAGCGGGGAGGTGACCGCTGA
- a CDS encoding bifunctional RNase H/acid phosphatase produces MAVRAVVVEADGGSRGNPGPAGYGAVVRDPATGEVLAERAEAIGTATNNVAEYRGLIAGLEAAAELGAAEVDARMDSKLVVEQMCGRWQIKNPGLRPLAAQAAALVGRFETVRFGWVPRERNKHADALANAAMDAAAGLAPAGPVAESPREVAAPEPAVREVAARAATGRATGTDPATTPASWEPRPTEEATRLILVRHGETERTVQKRYSGRGDVPLTDRGRAQARATAARVAALAPSVAAVVSSPLARCLATAEAVAALVGNPPVRPDDDLIECDFGVWEGRTFAEVRDGWPGELDAWLASTSIAPPEGESFVAVAERTGRAVDRLRTAYPGETVVVVSHVSPIKLVLRDALAAGDAFLHRLYLDTAGVSVLDLYPDGGVAVRSVNDTSHLADL; encoded by the coding sequence GTGGCGGTGCGCGCGGTCGTGGTCGAGGCCGACGGCGGGTCCCGGGGCAACCCGGGTCCGGCCGGCTACGGCGCGGTGGTCCGGGACCCGGCGACCGGCGAGGTCCTGGCCGAGCGCGCCGAGGCCATCGGGACGGCCACCAACAACGTGGCGGAGTACCGGGGCCTGATCGCCGGGCTGGAGGCCGCCGCCGAGCTGGGTGCGGCCGAGGTGGACGCCCGCATGGACTCCAAGCTGGTGGTCGAGCAGATGTGCGGCCGCTGGCAGATCAAGAACCCCGGGCTGCGGCCGCTCGCCGCGCAGGCCGCCGCGCTGGTCGGGCGGTTCGAGACCGTACGGTTCGGCTGGGTCCCCCGGGAGCGCAACAAGCACGCCGACGCGCTGGCCAACGCGGCCATGGACGCGGCGGCCGGACTGGCACCGGCCGGGCCCGTGGCGGAGTCGCCGCGCGAGGTCGCCGCCCCCGAGCCCGCCGTGCGCGAGGTGGCCGCCCGGGCGGCCACCGGCCGGGCCACCGGCACCGACCCGGCCACCACGCCGGCGTCGTGGGAGCCGCGCCCGACCGAGGAGGCCACCCGGCTGATCCTGGTCCGGCACGGCGAGACCGAGCGCACCGTGCAGAAGCGCTACTCGGGGCGCGGCGACGTGCCGCTGACCGACCGAGGGCGGGCCCAGGCCCGCGCCACGGCCGCCCGGGTGGCCGCCCTCGCGCCGTCGGTCGCGGCCGTGGTCAGCTCCCCGCTCGCGCGCTGCCTGGCCACCGCCGAGGCGGTCGCCGCGCTGGTCGGCAACCCGCCGGTACGCCCCGACGACGACCTCATCGAGTGCGACTTCGGGGTCTGGGAGGGGCGCACCTTCGCCGAGGTGCGCGACGGCTGGCCCGGGGAACTGGACGCCTGGCTGGCCTCCACGAGCATCGCCCCGCCGGAGGGCGAGTCGTTCGTGGCCGTCGCCGAGCGGACCGGCCGGGCGGTCGACCGGCTGCGCACGGCGTACCCGGGGGAGACCGTCGTGGTGGTCTCCCACGTCTCGCCGATCAAGCTGGTGCTGCGCGACGCCCTCGCGGCCGGCGACGCCTTCCTGCACCGGCTCTACCTGGACACGGCGGGCGTCTCGGTGCTCGACCTCTACCCAGACGGCGGTGTCGCGGTCCGCTCGGTCAACGACACCTCGCACCTCGCGGACCTCTGA
- a CDS encoding zinc ribbon domain-containing protein: protein MKADPKVQRRLLDLQAIDTALAQLAHRRRTLPELAELEALARELSALEDERVRAQVAVDDLDRDIARLEKDVDQVRARKSKDEDRLAAGSGPARELEALQHELASLNRRQSDLEDAELELMEQRETAQGVLDGVERRIAEARDRRAAAEQRRDDSLAEIAKEEEFKRGARQPLAGDLPADLVALYDKIRTDTGLGAALLTGARCGGCRLELSGADLARIRKADPDDVVRCEECRRIMVRTNESGL from the coding sequence GTGAAGGCTGACCCGAAGGTGCAGCGCCGCCTGCTCGACCTGCAGGCGATCGACACCGCGCTCGCCCAGCTCGCCCACCGCCGCCGGACGCTGCCCGAGCTGGCCGAGCTGGAGGCCCTGGCGCGCGAACTCTCCGCGCTGGAGGACGAGCGGGTCCGCGCCCAGGTGGCCGTGGACGACCTCGACCGGGACATCGCGCGGCTGGAGAAGGACGTCGACCAGGTCCGGGCCCGCAAGAGCAAGGACGAGGACCGGCTGGCCGCGGGCAGCGGGCCGGCCCGCGAGCTGGAGGCGCTCCAGCACGAGCTGGCCTCGCTGAACCGCCGGCAGAGCGACCTGGAGGACGCCGAGCTGGAGCTCATGGAGCAGCGGGAGACCGCGCAGGGCGTCCTGGACGGCGTCGAGCGGCGGATCGCCGAGGCCCGGGACCGGCGTGCCGCGGCCGAGCAGCGCCGCGACGACAGCCTCGCCGAGATCGCCAAGGAGGAGGAGTTCAAGCGCGGGGCCCGCCAGCCCCTGGCCGGCGACCTGCCGGCCGATCTGGTCGCCCTCTACGACAAGATCCGCACGGACACCGGCCTCGGCGCGGCGCTGCTCACCGGCGCCCGTTGCGGTGGCTGCCGCCTGGAGCTCTCCGGCGCCGACCTGGCCCGGATCCGCAAGGCCGACCCGGACGACGTGGTCCGCTGCGAGGAGTGCCGGCGGATCATGGTCCGGACCAACGAGTCGGGGCTGTAG
- a CDS encoding Nif3-like dinuclear metal center hexameric protein, which produces MVAALDRRYPPAWAEEWDRVGLVLGEPGAPVRRVACVVDVVPETVAEALAAGADMIVAHHPLLLRGVSSVAATTYKGRIVHRLIKADVALYVAHTNADVADPGVSDALAARFGLTGLRPLHPPRPGSPAAGPGRGIGRIGELPTPLTLAELTRHAAAVLPVTAWGVRAAGDPGRMVRTLAVSGGSGDSFLAEATAAGVDAFLTADLRHHPAGEHLAAGGPALLDAAHWATERPWLDDLAAQLRAELGVETVVSDLDTDPWTVHAAAPRPDDKEPRP; this is translated from the coding sequence GTGGTGGCCGCGCTGGACCGCCGCTACCCGCCCGCCTGGGCGGAGGAGTGGGACCGGGTCGGCCTGGTGCTCGGCGAGCCCGGCGCCCCGGTCCGGCGGGTCGCCTGCGTGGTCGACGTGGTCCCGGAGACGGTGGCCGAGGCGCTCGCCGCCGGTGCCGACATGATCGTCGCCCACCACCCGCTGCTGCTGCGCGGGGTCTCCTCGGTGGCCGCCACGACGTACAAGGGCCGGATCGTGCACCGGCTGATCAAGGCCGACGTGGCGCTGTACGTGGCACACACCAACGCCGACGTGGCCGATCCCGGGGTGTCCGACGCCCTGGCCGCCCGGTTCGGGCTGACCGGGCTGCGCCCGCTGCACCCGCCCCGCCCCGGCTCGCCCGCGGCCGGCCCCGGCCGGGGCATCGGCCGGATCGGTGAGCTGCCCACGCCGCTCACCCTGGCCGAGCTGACCCGGCACGCCGCCGCAGTGCTCCCCGTCACCGCCTGGGGAGTTCGCGCCGCCGGGGATCCCGGGCGTATGGTTCGTACCCTCGCCGTCAGCGGCGGCTCGGGGGACAGCTTCCTCGCCGAGGCGACCGCCGCCGGGGTGGACGCGTTCCTCACCGCCGACCTGCGCCACCACCCCGCCGGCGAGCACCTCGCCGCCGGTGGTCCGGCGCTGCTCGACGCCGCCCACTGGGCGACCGAGCGCCCCTGGCTGGACGACCTGGCCGCCCAGCTGCGGGCCGAGCTGGGCGTCGAGACCGTGGTGTCCGACCTGGACACCGACCCGTGGACCGTGCACGCCGCCGCGCCCCGACCGGACGACAAGGAGCCCCGACCGTGA
- a CDS encoding flavoprotein, with translation MSGSHTSNGHRRVLYVIACGSPLARHVGRLVDLAQQDGWQVCVVTTPDGAKFVDRTALARQSGHPVRTHYKNPGDPDVLPAADAMLVCPATVNTVNKWAVGIADTLALGLLIEGQGMGVPIAAVPYTNVAMAAHPAFRASLARLREWGVRVVFGDHVVPLHPPGTGERHLDDFPWAAGLAALRAAPRPAAPVG, from the coding sequence ATGAGCGGTTCGCACACCAGCAACGGGCACCGTCGGGTGCTCTACGTCATCGCCTGCGGTTCGCCGCTGGCCCGTCACGTCGGCCGGCTGGTCGACCTCGCCCAGCAGGACGGCTGGCAGGTCTGCGTGGTGACCACGCCGGACGGCGCGAAGTTCGTCGACCGGACGGCGCTGGCGCGCCAGAGCGGCCACCCGGTCCGCACCCACTACAAGAACCCCGGCGACCCGGACGTGCTGCCCGCGGCGGACGCCATGCTGGTCTGCCCGGCGACGGTCAACACGGTCAACAAGTGGGCCGTCGGCATCGCGGACACCCTGGCCCTCGGCCTGCTGATCGAGGGGCAGGGGATGGGGGTGCCGATCGCGGCCGTGCCGTACACCAACGTGGCGATGGCCGCGCACCCGGCGTTCCGGGCCAGCCTGGCCCGGCTCCGCGAGTGGGGCGTCCGGGTGGTCTTCGGCGACCACGTGGTGCCGCTGCATCCGCCGGGCACCGGCGAGCGGCACCTGGACGACTTCCCGTGGGCGGCCGGCCTGGCCGCCCTGCGCGCCGCGCCACGCCCGGCCGCCCCGGTCGGCTGA